One segment of Hippopotamus amphibius kiboko isolate mHipAmp2 chromosome 2, mHipAmp2.hap2, whole genome shotgun sequence DNA contains the following:
- the BNC1 gene encoding zinc finger protein basonuclin-1, with protein sequence MAEAIGCTLNCSCQSFKPGKINHRQCEQCRHGWVAHALSKLRIPPVYPTSQVEIVQSNVVFDISSLMLYGTQAIPVRLKILLDRLFSVLKQDEVLQILHALDWTLQDYIRGYVLQDASGKVLDHWSIMTSEEEVATLQQFLRFGETKSIVELMAIQEKEEQSVIIPPSANIDIRAFIESCSHRSASLPPPVDKGNPSSIHPFENLINNVTFMLPFQFFNPVPPALIGSVPEPYVLEQGQNQSQDPKQEIHGPFPDSSFLTSSSSPFRVEKEQCLNCPDPVTKKEDSAHLSDSSSYNIITKLERTQLSPEAKVKSERNSLGTKKGRVFCTACEKTFYDKGTLKIHYNAVHLKIKHKCTIEGCNMVFSSLRSRNRHSANPNPRLHMPMNRNNRDKDLRNSLNLAASENYKHSGFRVTSPDCRPLPGYTGSGEDSRSQPAFPSIGQNGVLFPNLKTVQPVLPFYRSPATPAELANTPGMLPSLPLLSSSIPEQLVSNEMPFDALPKKKSRKSSMPIKIEKEAMEIADEKRHTLSSDEDMPLQVVSEDELETYSPRSDRALEDQHTPLGSLGKPRPEGERPCRLEPVIESSGAIRQTAKQASHSSERETEQKSVLTLVPQDGEDGSREPHLAPGVEPCVPFPDYVKLQQHLLARGLFSALSNQGMAFPCFEDSRELEHLDQHALARPKEENRFQCDICKKTFKNACGVKMHHKNMHAKETHTCTVEGCKATFPSRRSRDRHSSNLNLHQKVLTQEALESGEDHFRAAYLLKDVAKEAYQDVAFTQQASPTSVIFKGTSRMGSLVYPVTQVHSTGLESYNSGPPIEGTILDLSTTSSMKSESSSHSSWDSDGASEEGTVLMEDSDGNCEGPSLVAGEDDYPLCVLMEKADQSLASLPSGLPITCHLCQKTYSNKGTFRAHYKTVHLRQLHKCKVPGCNTMFSSVRSRNRHSQNPNLHKSLASSPGHLQ encoded by the exons GCCATCGGCTGTACGCTGAACTGTAGTTGCCAAAGCTTCAAGCCAGGGAAAATAAACCACCGTCAGTGTGAGCAGTGCAGACATGGATGGGTGGCCCACG CTCTAAGTAAGCTGAGGATTCCCCCCGTGTATCCAACAAGCCAGGTGGAGATTGTCCAGTCCAATGTGGTGTTTGATATTAGCAGCCTCATGCTCTATGGGACCCAGGCCATCCCTGTTCGCCTGAAAATCCTCCTGGACCGGCTCTTCAGTGTGTTGAAGCAAGATGAGGTCCTCCAGATCCTCCACGCCTTGGACTGGACCCTCCAGGATTACATCCGTGGATACGTGCTGCAG GATGCATCAGGAAAGGTGTTGGATCACTGGAGCATCATGACCAGTGAGGAAGAGGTGGCCACTTTGCAGCAGTTCCTTCGTTTCGGAGAGACCAAGTCCATCGTTGAGCTCATGGCAAttcaagagaaagaagagcagtcCGTCATCATCCCACCTTCCGCGAACATAGATATCAGGGCTTTCATTGAGAGCTGCAGCCACCGGAGTGCCAGCCTACCCCCTCCTGTGGACAAAGGAAACCCCAGCAGTATACACCCCTTTGAGAACCTCATAAACAACGTGACCTTCATGCTGCCTTTCCAGTTCTTCAACCCTGTACCTCCTGCACTGATAGGGTCAGTGCCCGAACCCTATGTCCTGGAGCAGGGTCAGAACCAAAGTCAGGACCCCAAGCAGGAAATCCATGGACCCTTCCCCGACAGCAGCTTCTTAACTTCCAGTTCTAGCCCATTTCGGGTTGAAAAAGAACAGTGTCTAAACTGTCCAGATCCTGTTACTAAAAAGGAAGACAGTGCCCATTTAAGTGACTCCAGCTCATACAACATCATCACAAAGCTTGAAAGAACACAGCTGTCCCCGGAGGCCAAAGTGAAGTCCGAGAGGAACAGCCTCGGCACAAAGAAGGGCCGGGTGTTCTGCACAGCATGTGAGAAGACCTTCTATGACAAAGGCACCCTCAAGATCCACTACAACGCCGTCCACCTGAAGATCAAGCATAAGTGCACCATCGAAGGCTGTAACATGGTGTTCAGCTCCCTGAGGAGCCGGAACCGCCACAGCGCCAACCCCAACCCCCGGCTGCACATGCCAATGAACAGAAACAACAGGGACAAAGACCTGAGGAACAGCCTGAACCTGGCTGCTTCTGAGAACTACAAGCACTCGGGTTTCAGGGTGACCTCTCCAGACTGTCGGCCTCTCCCTGGCTACACTGGTTCAGGGGAGGATTCCAGGAGCCAACCAGCCTTCCCCAGCATCGGCCAAAACGGGGTGCTTTTTCCCAACCTGAAGACAGTCCAGCCAGTCCTTCCTTTCTACCGCAGTCCGGCCACCCCAGCTGAGCTAGCAAACACACCTGGGAtgctgccctctctccctctgctgtcCTCTTCAATCCCAGAACAGCTAGTTTCCAACGAAATGCCATTTGATGCCCTGCCCAAGAAGAAGTCCCGGAAGTCCAGTATGCCCATCAAAATAGAGAAGGAGGCCATGGAGATAGCAGATGAGAAGAGACACACTCTCAGCTCAGATGAAGACATGCCCCTGCAGGTGGTCAGTGAAGACGAGCTGGAGACTTACAGCCCCCGGTCAGACAGAGCCCTGGAGGACCAGCACACACCATTGGGAAGCTTAGGGAAGCCTCGCCCTGAAGGAGAGAGGCCCTGCCGTCTTGAACCGGTGATTGAGTCCAGCGGAGCCATTCGCCAAACTGCCAAGCAGGCCTCACACAGCTCAGAGAGGGAGACTGAGCAGAAATCAGTGCTGACCTTGGTACCACAGGATGGGGAGGATGGTAGCCGTGAACCTCACCTCGCTCCTGGGGTGGAGCCCTGTGTTCCTTTTCCTGACTACGTCAAGCTGCAGCAGCACCTGCTAGCCAGGGGGCTCTTCAGTGCTTTGTCCAACCAAGGGATGGCTTTTCCTTGTTTTGAAGATTCCAGAGAGCTGGAGCACTTGGATCAGCATGCATTAGCAAGGCCAAAGGAGGAAAATCGATTCCAGTGTGACATCTGcaagaaaacctttaaaaatgcttgTGGTGTGAAAATGCATCACAAGAACATGCATGCCAAAgaaacacacacgtgcacagtGGAGGGCTGTAAGGCCACATTCCCTTCCCGCAGGAGCAGGGACAG ACACAGTTCAAACCTAAACCTCCACCAAAAAGTGTTGACCCAAGAAGCGCTGGAGAGTGGTGAAGACCATTTCCGTGCAGCTTACCTGCTAAAAGATGTGGCTAAGGAGGCGTATCAGGATGTGGCTTTCACACAGCAAGCCTCCCCGACATCTGTCATCTTCAAGGGAACGAGTCGGATGGGCAGCCTGGTTTACCCAGTCACCCAAGTCCACAGCACCGGCCTGGAGAGCTACAACTCTGGTCCGCCAATAGAGGGCACCATCCTGGATCTGAGTACTACCTCGAGCATGAAGTCAGAGAGCAGCAGCCACTCCTCCTGGGACTCAGACGGGGCAAGCGAGGAAGGCACCGTGCTCATGGAGGACAGCGATGGGAACTGTGAAGGGCCAAGCCTGGTTGCCGGGGAGGATGACTATCCCCTCTGCGTCCTGATGGAGAAGGCCGATCAGAGCCTCGCCAGCCTCCCGTCTGGGCTGCCCATAACGTGTCACCTCTGCCAAAAGACATACAGTAATAAGGGGACCTTCAGGGCCCACTACAAAACTGTGCATCTCCGCCAGCTCCACAAATGCAAAGTCCCGGGCTGCAACACCATGTTCTCGTCCGTTCGCAGTCGAAACAGACACAGCCAGAATCCCAACCTGCACAAAAGCCTAGCCTCCTCCCCAGGTCACCTCCAGTAA